The following proteins are co-located in the Microvirga ossetica genome:
- a CDS encoding alpha/beta hydrolase gives MFPVPRLALVCLASLALSGCLGEDSALVSPVSSQVGLARDPKLLVATTRLPVGDPLRKPWFSSERSPDMIFAEARLTPPSDSLIGRGDWSIAKVENVDRSNAAQAFAQAAFGHNLLLYIHGYKESFETAATSTVDLSEGIRFAGVTGLFTWPSAASTFSYVADRESAMWSRDALEDLLTAIAKTPSGGRIHIVAHSMGTMLTLETLRMLRASGGENAMERIGAVVLAAPDIDIDLFARGLERLGPDAKKITVISSTNDRALAVSSRLAGGIIRAGAADRERLESLGVRVADASEFGGGIINHDLFLSNKEVQQVVKRAIERS, from the coding sequence ATGTTCCCTGTCCCTCGCCTTGCCCTCGTCTGCCTTGCAAGTCTTGCCCTGTCCGGCTGCCTTGGGGAGGACTCGGCGCTCGTCAGCCCGGTTTCGTCGCAGGTCGGTCTTGCGCGCGACCCGAAGCTTCTCGTCGCGACCACGCGGCTTCCCGTCGGCGATCCGCTGCGCAAGCCCTGGTTCAGCAGCGAGCGCTCGCCCGACATGATCTTCGCCGAAGCGCGCCTGACGCCGCCCTCCGATTCCCTCATCGGGCGCGGCGACTGGAGCATCGCGAAGGTCGAAAACGTGGACCGGAGCAACGCGGCGCAGGCCTTTGCGCAGGCGGCCTTCGGCCATAACCTGCTGCTCTACATCCACGGCTACAAGGAAAGCTTCGAGACGGCGGCCACCTCGACCGTCGACCTCTCCGAGGGCATCAGATTCGCCGGCGTCACGGGGCTCTTCACCTGGCCCTCCGCCGCCTCGACCTTCAGCTACGTGGCCGACCGCGAAAGCGCCATGTGGTCGCGCGACGCGCTCGAGGACCTGCTCACCGCCATCGCCAAGACGCCAAGCGGCGGGCGCATCCACATCGTGGCGCACAGCATGGGCACGATGCTGACCCTCGAGACCCTCCGCATGCTGCGCGCCTCCGGCGGCGAGAACGCCATGGAGCGCATCGGCGCGGTGGTGCTGGCCGCCCCCGACATCGACATCGATCTTTTCGCCCGCGGCCTGGAGCGGCTCGGACCGGACGCGAAGAAGATCACCGTCATCAGCTCCACCAACGACCGGGCGCTCGCCGTCTCGAGCCGCCTCGCCGGCGGCATCATCCGCGCCGGCGCCGCAGACCGCGAACGGCTGGAATCCCTCGGCGTGCGCGTCGCCGACGCCTCCGAATTCGGCGGCGGCATCATCAACCACGACCTGTTCCTGTCGAACAAGGAAGTGCAGCAGGTGGTGAAGCGGGCGATCGAGCGGTCTTGA